In Aspergillus luchuensis IFO 4308 DNA, chromosome 1, nearly complete sequence, the following are encoded in one genomic region:
- a CDS encoding protein kinase domain-containing protein (COG:T;~EggNog:ENOG410PKMQ;~InterPro:IPR000719,IPR011009,IPR001245;~go_function: GO:0004672 - protein kinase activity [Evidence IEA];~go_function: GO:0005524 - ATP binding [Evidence IEA];~go_process: GO:0006468 - protein phosphorylation [Evidence IEA]): MSGPACGEAPDLGPDRHEFEMSAAITSLWWPEDRVKATLCPEYVFNHLPSNILHRLVNPLPWGEGLTSESYLDWILAKAGRIFLILVDIGIPERIFALVDESLDDTDLPLSAPSTTRLPLAPEGDNATVAHKFFLAQWRFTVRGINEGDHIKYTQNEGVPVELLRTGTSLVREGVEKVVLAGPKCRVLLRTQVSIGGAPHFFEENEVVEEIRSLRRLAHDHVYSIYASYFVDTTVCILFSGVYERTLMSFLTDVPQPFKRLAKNKRREILVNWPHCLANGLSWLHAHSQAHSLISPSNVLVDADFRIFLGQFEALDTLLSPLKPDDVETYQYGAPERWVRSVSIQDTSAPSPNIALPSGGRSARKQSSRPAMLSLSRFRGSQPSDQDTEIHAESVTSQGTAIRIGLRGSPSRISFTNSSSSGSSVGSARKRVVSSIKRPMFYTPSITSSNSNSSRSSTTPSTTYGQFGYPIIGSNAAIVHTWQTSQSDPEASDIFSLGAVFLDIFTHLCKRKLSAFSHHRGAKNRTAGRGGGVADCSFHLDRNAGQVSSWIALLDNDAKKHKDPIFQAVRPMLTVVRSMLNREPMSRPSAYQVEQLLAHSLQKLDGSCSLHCTSDLQVHAPRTKNPLRLGAQAASSSDRLVVPRAKPLGARSPSPSSPMTAEFSSTSSGGLVSLRPSPSASASSFSLPDQQYADNYIYSSDTDQEYEKYSTSSSPVPWRDPDHGLSPAAHNDPTWNYSIALGKH; encoded by the coding sequence ATGTCTGGTCCCGCCTGCGGGGAAGCGCCTGATCTTGGCCCGGATCGCCATGAGTTCGAAATGTCGGCGGCCATCACCTCACTCTGGTGGCCCGAAGATCGCGTGAAGGCCACCCTTTGTCCCGAATACGTCTTTAACCACCTACCTTCGAACATCTTGCACCGTCTCGTCAACCCTTTGCCTTGGGGAGAGGGTCTGACCAGTGAGTCTTACTTGGACTGGATCCTCGCCAAGGCCGGTAGAATCTTCCTGATCCTCGTGGATATCGGCATACCGGAGCGCATCTTTGCCCTGGTCGATGAATCATTAGATGACACGGATTTACCTTTGTCGGCACCGAGTACCACTCGCCTTCCTCTCGCACCTGAAGGGGACAACGCAACGGTTGCCCACAAATTCTTTCTCGCTCAATGGCGGTTCACGGTACGCGGTATCAATGAAGGCGACCATATCAAGTATACTCAGAACGAGGGCGTCCCCGTGGAGCTTCTTCGCACCGGAACGTCTCTAGTGAGAGAGGGCGTGGAGAAGGTTGTTCTAGCTGGCCCCAAATGTCGTGTGCTGTTGCGAACGCAAGTCTCTATTGGCGGCGCACCGCATTTCTTCGAGGAGAAcgaggtggtggaagaaATCCGCTCTCTGAGAAGGCTAGCCCACGATCACGTATACTCAATCTACGCCTCCTACTTTGTGGATACCACCGTTTGCATTCTCTTCTCGGGCGTTTACGAGCGAACCCTCATGTCGTTCCTTACCGACGTGCCTCAACCTTTCAAGCGCCTCGCCAAGAACAAGCGTCGAGAGATATTAGTCAATTGGCCACATTGTCTGGCGAATGGATTGTCATGGTTGCATGCACATAGCCAGGCCCATAGCCTGATTTCTCCGTCGAACGTCCTGGTGGACGCCGACTTTCGGATTTTCCTGGGCCAGTTTGAGGCTCTCGacactcttctttccccacTCAAGCCGGACGACGTTGAAACCTACCAGTATGGTGCGCCCGAGCGATGGGTGCGCTCCGTCAGTATTCAGGACACAAGCGCACCAAGCCCAAACATTGCGCTTCCATCAGGGGGGCGTTCGGCTCGCAAACAGTCGTCCCGTCCCGCAATGCTGAGCTTATCGAGATTCCGGGGCTCTCAACCGTCGGATCAGGATACAGAAATACACGCGGAGTCTGTTACGTCGCAGGGAACTGCCATACGTATCGGCCTACGAGGCTCACCTTCTCGGATCTCTTTCACCaactcatcttcctctggaTCAAGCGTAGGGAGCGCCCGCAAGCGCGTGGTATCCTCCATAAAACGACCGATGTTCTACACCCCGTCCATCACTTCGTCCAACTCCAATTCTTCTAGATCATCAACCACTCCTTCTACTACATATGGCCAGTTTGGCTACCCAATCATCGGTTCCAACGCCGCCATCGTTCATACGTGGCAAACAAGTCAGTCAGATCCAGAAGCCTCGGACATATTCTCACTTGGAGCAGTATTTCTAGACATTTTCACTCATTTATGCAAGCGCAAGCTCTCTGCTTTTTCACACCACCGAGGGGCCAAGAACCGGACCGCTGGCCGCGGTGGCGGCGTCGCAGACTGCTCATTCCACCTCGACCGAAACGCCGGCCAAGTGAGCTCCTGGATCGCCCTACTGGACAACGATGCGAAGAAACACAAAGATCCTATCTTTCAGGCTGTTCGACCGATGCTCACCGTCGTGCGAAGCATGCTAAACAGAGAACCCATGAGCCGTCCATCTGCTTATCAGGTGGAGCAGCTCCTGGCCCACTCACTCCAGAAACTGGACGGAAGCTGTAGCCTCCACTGTACTTCCGACCTGCAAGTCCACGCCCCCAGGACGAAAAATCCACTCCGTTTAGGCGCACAAGCAGCCTCGTCATCAGACAGACTCGTCGTCCCGCGAGCAAAGCCACTAGGGGCCAGATCCCCGTCTCCAAGTAGTCCAATGACTGCCGAATTCTCATCTACTAGCTCTGGAGGACTCGTGAGCCTCCGTCCCTCACCTTCAGCCTCTGCCTCGAGTTTCAGCTTGCCTGATCAGCAATACGCGGacaactatatatatagcagcGACACAGATCAAGAGTATGAGAAATACAGTACCTCTTCGTCGCCCGTCCCTTGGCGTGATCCAGATCATGGTCTAAGCCCGGCAGCACACAACGATCCGACATGGAATTACAGCATCGCTCTGGGGAAGCATTAG